CCCTGTGACCATTGTAGCTGTCAAATCATTTGACACATCAAGGCCTTCGCTATAAGATTGATCTTGGTCATCTAATTTGCTGGTGGAAATTGTGCGCAAAGGTTGTTTAGGCAAAGGAAGAGTTGTGGCTTCACTTGCCAGCATTAACAATACAGAGGCCATATTTGGTCTACGGGATGCTGAATCTTGCACGCATAACATCGCTATGTGTATGTATCTCAATGCTTTACTCTTTGGAGTTGAATCACCAATGGAAGAATCAAGAAGCTCCATTACTCTCTGCTCACTCCAAAGGTGCCAGGCATATCCTATGAGACTTGAATCGTCTGTGTTGCGAAAGCTAGTGTTCCTGCGCCCACTCATAATCTCTAGTAGCAATACACCAAAACTATAGACATCAGATTTAACTGAAAATAGACCTTCCATTGCATATTCTGGCGCCATATAGCCACTGCATCAAAGATATAGAGATTAGTAGTCTACTACACATAGGATTGAAGAGAGTGATTTGTCAAACAAGTGAAATCAAAGCATACTTACTATGTACCAACCACTCTGTTTGTGTTGGCTTCATTTTGGTTTCCTCCAAATATTCTGGCTAAGCCAAAGTCTGAAATTTTTGGATTCATGTTTTCATCTAATAAAATGTTGCTTGCTTTTAGATCCCGATGAATGATTCGTAGTCTTGAATCCTGGTGCAGGTAAAGCAGCCCTCTTGCAATGCCTTCAATTATTTCAAAGCGCTTTGTCCAGTCTAGTTGTGTTTGCTTCACCGGATCTGCAATGATGTTACAAGAACAAGCCAAATATTAAGAACATGCATGCACTGGTTGCTTCTGTTTCAAACTTATCCATATTAAGATGAAGAAAAAGAATATGCTTAGTTAATGGTAAGAAACATACCAAATAAAAAACAGTCCAAGCTTTTGTTTGGCAAGTACTCATATACCAGAATTTTTTCTTCTCCCTGAATGGAACATCCCAATAGTCTAACCAGATTTCTATGTTGCAGTTTGGCTATTAGCATCATTTCATTCTTGAACTCCTCTAAGCCTTGACTAGACTTTCTTGAAAGCCTCTTAACAGCTACTTCCTCTCCTCCTGGAAGGTTCCCCTGGTAAATAGATAAATGAAGCCATTAACCTTTTATTACCAAATGAATTGTGTGTTTATAAAAcaccttttttttctctctttccatCACATCCCATACTTTTTTCTCACTcatttttgtaaaatttgtaGCATAATTTGTTGTACAATTAACGTTCTTCCGAAGGTAAGCTTAACAGTTAAATTCTTACCCAGTATACCGGACCAAATCCCCCTTGTCCCAGCTTATTTTTTTGGGAGAAATTGTCTGTTGCTGCTGCAATGAAACTAAAAGTGAACAATGGAAGTTCTGCATTATTCCCTTCCAAACCTAACTCAGTTGATCCTGAAAATTCTGCTGATAAGTCTGTACTCCTCGTTAGATCAATGACTGGAAAATCACCATTGTTATTAGCAGAAGCTGAGGAAACTGTTGACAAATAGAAAGGAAGAGAGAATATAGAGAAGTGAGTATCAAGAAACTGTTTGTAATACCTTGTCATTCATTCATGAGCaggatgaaaataaatatattacctTTACGTTTTCTCTTAAACCTCCATACCAGCAATACAAAGATTCCAAGGCAGATCAGCCCAACCACAACAGGTACTATTATTATCCAAATTTTGGTCTTTTTCTCCCCATCGACTGCTTCTGAAAACATAAAAATCATATGCTGTAAATACAACCTGACAATCAATGAAACTTGTGAGAACTTGGGTGACATTTGAAGTGATATTTGCCATCTCATCATACTCACAGACAGCAGATTAACAGATATTCCTCCTCCTATATGCCATACGATTAATCTCTAACTGAACGCATTAAGCAAATAATATCGTGTGCATTGAATGGAATATGGACAagatttttctaaaattgattagTTTGCATATGACAAATTGAAATAGCTCCTCGAGAAAGCATGTAAGGTGGGATGTAAAATGgatttataaatcaaaattaaaaaaaaaaaatcaatgaaaaagaaagagaaattacTTCAGATCTTACCAAACTCAGAATCAGCAAGACGGATGTTGAGTACATTTCCAATACTATTTTCAGTGTGTTGAATATCAACTAAGTCCACATACCAAATCATGCACCCAATTCCAATCGTATATGAATACGCAGTACAAGAACTATTCTGCAGACAAAACCGTTGACAATCCCCATCGTCAGAAGGACTCTCCAAACGTGCAAAATCTGGCAACTTTGTACACCTTTGAACGTAGAAATCATCTTCACCAACACTAACCTCAGTTCCAGAACTATTTCTCTCAGCCTTCAGTAGAGTCCTCCTCTTACAACCCCCTGAATTTCCCCCATTCCACTCGCCTCCTTGAAACCCTTGCATGCAACTACAAACATCTGCCTTAGAGATATCACACAATGCAAAATTGCCACAAAAATTATAAGTCTCACACTTATTATAAGGCTCATGTTGTGTATTATTCCATTGTTGTTGATCTTCATCCGATACGAACTTCTTTTCAAACCCATCCCAAGTTATCTGAAACCTCACCTTTTCAGGGCCATTCCATGTATATGTAAAGTTATCCCCATTCAATTTAAAACCAAAAAGAGAGCTTCCAGTCATATTGGAGACACCAACGAATACTCTACCATCCCAATACCCACTTCTCCACCTCTTTTTCTCCCCATCCATAATCAAAATCTGTAGCGTTGATCCCGTAGAGTCAACCCCCATTGAGTAGTTTCCCGGTGCGGGATTCGTTGCTGATTTCCATGACCTGAACAGACCGACTCCAGCACTAGCTGGCAGTGACATACCTGGCACGAAAGTATCAGTTGGGTTCTCAAAGCTTTGCCACACATCTTTCTCATGTTCTGATTCTTCTGAAAGAACAAGGTTCCCATCATCACGAAGAACAGCTTTTGTGATGTTCCTTGACAATGACTTGTTAGTTGACCACACCTCGTTGTTCTCTCCATCGAGAACAACCAAGTTTCCGTCACCTTTGATTTTGATGGAACCTCCTCTTCCGTTGATGGGTTTCTCTCTATTCGCTACCCATATGAATGCTGAAGCTGAACTAGGAAACTTGTGGTACCAAATCCCAACGTATCTTGAAGAGTTATCAAAACCAAAGAAACCCATTTCAAAGGTGAGATTTTCTGACACCAAATTGTCAACACCATTATTGTCTTTGATTTCTGTCTCTCCTGTTAGGGAATTGGCAGcatgagagaagaaggtatgaaaagagaagagaaagattaGAAGGAGCAGAAAATCTGTATATTTGGCTACAGTGGTCATGCCAATGTCCCTGAGATTACACCGAGGATTACGTGGTTTGGTGTGTTAATGGGAATAACATTGATGACAACTgagtaaataataaatatgaagaCGAATTTTCGATGGCTCCGAATGCTGCACTTCTCTGACCAACTACGTCTCACGTTGACATATGTTGGACCACTTTAGGCTATAATGATGAACACTCccaaagtttatttatttattccttTCAACTCATTCATAATTAATAATCAATCATTTTTGTTATTCATAGTTAAACGAATAATTTCATTTATAGTCTCCATATGTTTAAAACATTTTCTATGTGATCCCTTCAATTGTACGATGCATTGTTAAGTTTACGTCTACGCAAAAATTCTTAAGTTTATCATCAcagataatatatttttaatttgattcaaGGGTGCTCTTAAATTGGTCTTTCCAGGTAGGGGaccaaattaaattatttctctAATATATAGGAGTAAATTGAAAatgtgtaaaataaatattggtGATAGACACCAAATCTATAATATTTTACTTATaggattttcattttcataagATTTTATGTTTAAGAATTAAATTGAGAAGTTATTCGTAAAAGAAATACTTGTATAAATACTAAATTAGTATACTATATATAAcctcttaattttaatttttatttcatttaataatactattttCAAAAGCGAAAACAATCATATGAGAACTGTTTTCTAATAACAAAATCTTATATCcagaataaatgaaaaataagaaatattgaaaagaaaatgaCTTGGTACACTAAATTCTCAATTGTCTATGTaagataaatttaataaaagacATCACGTTTATTTATCTTGTCAACAAATTGAGAACTTAAAAATTTTTAAGAATGcattaagaaaacaaatataGAGATTAAAAATCCTATTTAACGTAGTAAAagttatgtaaaataaaatagaaagtgACTGTGAGCAAGAAGTCGCAGACACAGGGATAAAATGGTACGAAAACTATTCAAAAAATTGAAACACGTGGTGGTTAGTTAATGAATATTGAGAAAGTTTGAATATGGAAATATTCATGGTAACAGGTATACCTTCtgaattgaatattatttttgcCTCACAAAAGAAGTGGTTGTATAGAATTAGAAGAATTTTATTATGGGTAATATATTGACTTTAACATCTTGGATTGAAAAAGGGAAGACTCCAGGAACCAACAAACCTTGGAATATTTTCCTTTCCGGCTTATGCGCATCATGATACATTTTTCAACCACACGGAATGGGGAAAATTCTCAACATTCAAAAGGGACTCCTATCATCTTCACCATCATCATCAACTATATCACCAAACACCACCATAATACTTGTTGTAGTATAACTGGACTACTGTGAGTCGGTCAAAAACCCTAAACTATCTGAACGTTCGTACACGACAAGAAAGGTCGCGTGATAACACGTGGTCGACCGATTCATGACGACGAATTATGGGTTGACCAAGTCAGCAAGACTAACCCATAATTAAATGTTGCTTAGTGCAACCTTAAACATGAACCAACCTCCTAATTTGTCTCATCAACCAAGacccattaaggtaatataaataatgcAGATTCCAAGAATGaagtacgtcattatctacagtatttTGACAACCGAATGTCAACACCCTTACTGACTTGTATCTTCTGCAGGTATCATCCGACTGTGTTATCGGACAaccaagaaaagaaagaaagaactaGAGAATTTAAAAGCTGAATATGAAAACGGCTGACCGAGAGAAGCAACAAGCAATCATTCTCTAAGTCTCTGTTTGAAACACTTAACTCCTTAACTCCTTTAAATTTTATTCAGTGTATCTAAATCAAATAGGCTTTGGTAACACATTTATGAGGGTTTCAAATTCAATAACATACACGTGGTGTCATGGGTTTGGTCCTATTATTTAGTCTATAAGATCTTGCTTGACCTTAAATCGAGAATTTGTGGTCTCATAGATTatatccaaaaaaaattaaactctggcaaataaaattaaagctaatataaatatatttttaaataataataaacattcaATTCGAAATACGAGAATctcattattttttcttcatatcaTTATAATAACTTAAATAACGGATGAAGATtgatcttttgaaaaaaaaaattcagattaAGTATTGAAAAAAGACTAAACAAATATAAAGGTGAAAAAGAAGAAGTAAAACATATAAGGGACGtatatgatgaaaaaaaaaacatgaattcAACTAAGGATCTGTTTCTGACTAAAAGTTATTATTGGTAGTATACATCATTTTGCTATAACAGTACCCGATCCAATTCAtgagtttaaaaatattatttgtctTATCATTTTTCTATGTAGAGAATACAGTGATATAGTTAATTATTCTTCATCCTTGTCATTTCatttcaatataatataatttttacatgATAACTCGTCTTAATGGTTCGATTACAAGATAATAAAAGGTAATTGATCCCTCctctttgaaattattttataaatgttttGAGTGAATATTCATGATTAATAAGACTAGAACACTTCTTTTAAATGGTGTAAGACACACGTATCAGTGTCAATATTCGTAGGATACTTATCGGTAAAGTGTttgattcaaaaattatttgttggatttctgaaaattctaacacggttctaacacaatttttaaaatgataaataaaataatatttcaaaaactcaaatttattgtataaatttttattatgattataaaaataagaaataaattattttgaactagtcatgaaaaacatctttttcttcaaaaaaaatctgaaatcaggaaattaattttaataaaaaattataatttaatatttctatttcAATAGTTATCTAAATCAGGAAATTCcttttttatgtataaatttggtttttaaattttatcctttatattattaaaatatgatgtatttaatggttatttattttaaactgaaaaattgaattttaaataatttgaaaaaaaataaatttgaaaaaaaaaacaaaaaaaaaactcaatttctTACTATATTTTACCTTTCAAATAATTACCTTTTCAAATAATTAttctcaataaaaaaatcacctacacaataaaaaaaattaacctacaataaaaaaaagtttatttttaaattactttgtTAACTCATCGTAAgaggatatttttttttatattcttattaCTACAAAAACTTTGATTTTTCTCTATAAGTATATCGAATCAACTGGTATAATATCATTTAAAGTAAGAATGTTGAACCCACatagaataattttaattaagatgttttgttataaaactcattaagtatagaaaataaatgtgagaacttgttcataaccaaattaacACTTTCACCAAAAATAACTCAAAGTTTATGATTTTATTCAACAAGTAACGAAactaacttatcaaatatagacaaaaaaataatggGGATTGAATTGTTTCTATGTCTATCATCTATATTTtggaataatacaatatataatactcaaaactatTTATTCTTATGCAgtaatttaaagtcattcatctTGATTCCTCACCGATGAAATTCacactagtgcaaaatgtaTAAACAAGTGCGGCTTAAACTACTAAAACTacttaaactaaattaatactGAAATTAATGTTAAACAAAATGATAAAACCAGTTTTTGTTCATTATGCATGAGAAGTATCAATCTCCTCTTACGATTTTTGTACAATAGCCTTATCTTTGAATCCATCTCGTGAAATTTGGATTCTTTGATAAGTACATTCCACATTATCTGGTAGTAGATTTCCTAAGAATTTGTTGATTGCATTTCTGTCATAGTGAATTCATCTACCTTTGACTTTGACCTTCAAATCATTTGAACCTTCAGCCAAAACATTTGTGTAAAATTCAAGAACTATAGTTTGATCATATTTGGGATAATGATCTGTCAACTTTCTCCAATTTATTTGCATCAACCCATTAAAAAATGAGTTAATTTCTTGAGGTAAAACTGTCACTTTCCTTTCTGAAATGAAAGACTAAGTTTTTAACTCATCATATCTTTGCTTCTTGTCTTTGCTTGACTTAATTTTTCTTGGTGGCTGGGTGAATCAACTCTAACTCTTTTTCCTTTCTTAAAGGGTGTTGGATTAATACCAATTGTAGATTTGGTACAACCCATTTTTCTGCACATGTAAGAATAAACATTTCTCAAAACCAATGTGTTATATTTTATTGGCATTTTAACAAAGACTTGGTATGCATGATGTAGAGTGACATTGAATGagtaattttttgtatttaatcCATGAAAAACAATACTTAACTTTGAATAAACCTAAAACAACAATCATATTGATGTTAAGAAGAATGTTTTCTCTCTTATTACAACTTTTTGTTGAGACTATTGTTAGTTGAGATGTTCTCTTATTACAAGAAGAATATTGTTAGCTGAGATGttctcttccttttctcttttctcctttctttgatgataaatatttttataaagacACTTTAACAGTCAAGataattaagataatataaactaataaataaatgagCAATACATACCTCAATATCTTCACttatactttaatattttaatttatttttatctacaTAGTTTAAATTATATGTCCTATACGTCTTAGTACATAATTAGTGTTTATGAAATTATTGAGAAGACAAAAGcctataaaagaaaattatcacATCTTTAATTGAAATCATCTCATTGTTACGAGGAGGAATTTACAAAAAAGAAATTTCATATCTTCATTTAATATCACTTCAAATTTTCGTcaatataaataataagatataaaaatatttaattttaattacataaGATAATAATATTATCTTTCAGTAACGATTTATCTTTCGAATAGGGTAAGTGGACAAGTAAATATAACACATgactttatataattataaatattaccaaattaaaaattaattaattagatattgatgcttattttaaaaacaaatgcAACTTGCAAGAAACTATCATGATCAAAGTCAAAGTAGCACCTGGATGAAGAAATGTTTATTTACgttaaataaaagaattatatattatatatgacaCGTTCTAGTGTTAATTGAATTCTTGTTTGGAAAAAGAAATACTTATAATTTGGTCCGTGTTTTGTTGAAATATAATGGTATTAGCGTTTTTCATGGAAATATGTCAGACAAAAATATAAAGCTTTTTCCCTGTCTAAGACCAGAAGCGCAAAATTTTCTTAAGAAAAAACTAAGacgaaaaattattttaagcaTGTGAATAAAATTTAACATTAAATGATTTTGTCAACAAAGTCTAAATGGTAAATGATGTTTCAAACATTTCAAAGATTAGTTCGTCAAGTTTCAAAcccatcaataataataatattttatatcttCAAGCAAGTCATACATGAACTATATTATGGAACTTAGTACAATTTTGGAAGTAAATCCAAAAcaattattaacattataaaatCACGATCTTTTTGGTCAACAAAAAATCAAACGTATATTTATTCATACATTACCAGTTAATCTACCTATAAACAAATCTTCCAAACAATTTATTTTTGCGTCTAAAACATTACAACAAACTTTTACGTTAAAACAATACATCTAAGATAATATTTACTTACGTGATTCTTCCTCAATTATGTTAAATCCCATAAAATTGAAGTCAAACTGTCACTGGTTGTTTCTTAGTCTTATTGGCATGTCAATTTCCCAACCTTTCTTCTCTCACGCAAACACAAAGTTTCGAGGATTCAGTGGCAATGGCGTGAAGTTTCTGCTATTTTTGGTAGTTGGGTTTGAAGCTGGCTTCTTATAATTGATTTAGTTTATTGTTAGAAACTCTGTCTTGCGGCTAAAACAAAAACGTAGAAACCAAAAACCAActtgttaaattatttaaaacagTTTCTGAATTAGTGGGAAAAAGATAGGAATAAGATCCACTATGAAATTGGTAGCACACACCGTTAATTTGGTGTTTAGTGGAGAAAACACAGCTACTATGTTCCACTTTCCACGTGCCAACAGTTGCACCCTTATAATGGATACATATTTTGGGTCCCCATACAATTATTTCCCGCCAACTAAGACATTCATCAATGTGTCAACCCACATTCACCAACAAAACAACCGTCCTTATCTTATCttcttcttttaataatataaataatcttGCTTTTCTTTTCTCTATCTATCATTCTTTGTTCAAAACAAAGCCACCAACTGTTTCGGAAGGGTCAACTTTGATTTCAGGCTATGGGGGATTTCGAGAAGCAGGAGAGGACCAtggaagaggaagagagagagagtttgctGGAGGGTGTGGCGGTTTTGGACTTTGATGTGCTTTGTTCCACTGTGGCTCTGCAAGCTGGGCATGGAAAATGGGGGAAGCTTGGAGTTGgatatgatgatgatgatgaagaagaggGTGGTCAGTTTGGTGGTGTTCTAAGGATGTGGGAGGGTGAGATTCTTGAGTGTTTTGATGATCATCGCATCGCCCTTGAATCCACATGGTAATGAATTGTTCATtccgtttttttttttccttctggGTATTCATCATTGCTCATtctgctctttttttttttttctttctgggTATTCATCATTGTTCATTTTGAGGTCTGTCTTGTCTTTTCAATTATGCCATGTATAACTGTTTGTAAAAAAaccttttttgtttttgttttttggaTTGAAGTATTGAAAATGAGCTTAGCTAATATTATTCTAAAGGTAAAAACTGTGTTCATTATTAATTTAGTCCTTTATGGAGTTCAAAATTTCAGTTTCAAGATAGGGGTTAAGATATTTGATATGGTCATGATCTGTGATTTCTGAAAATAGTTCATTTGGTTGTTGCAGTTGTCCTTGCTACCGATTTGGGAAGAACATGAAGAGAGCTGGTTTTGGTTCTTCCTACATTCAGGTATCAGAGCGAACAAACTTAACACAATCTTTAGAAATTTCTTAGAACGCTTTCATCATTTTTACCAACACAAAAGCTGATTAACCTCTCTGGAATTCGAACTTAATTCCTTGTCTTATTTTGCAGGCAGCGATTTATTTTGTTCTTACCATTGGTGCCTTTCTTAACTGCATTGCCTTTGCTGTCACGAGACATCACTGCAATCTATACCTGGCAGTTGCCTTCGTTGTTTCCTTTGGAGCATATTTAGGATTCTTCCGAACACGACTAAGAAAGAAGTTCAACATCAATGTGGGTATTTTCTGTAATTATTTGGATTTAGTGATGGATGATTCAACAATTATGGTTAACATTGAGTCGTGTAACTTCCTATTGCGTGGATTCAAATGCAAGATTATAGTGCTGTTGTTTTATTTGCTTATATAATGTGATATGTTTTGACAAACTCATGTGCTGTTTATTTGTAACTTTTTTAGGCCAGTGACAGTTCCTTGGACGATTGCGTTTACCATTTCGCCTGTCCTTGCTGTACATTATGTCAGGTCACTTTCGAAACTCTCCTTTCCTTCTCAATTAAGTTATCTCCAATTATTTTGATTGCCATGTCTTAAGGTGATATTCTTAACTCAGTTCTTACAACTGAAATTCATATCAGTTTCTTCCAATGATAATACTGAATAAGGATAATTTCTTAGCTAGTTAAAAGAACTTGTATTGGAGATGATGATCTATCAATAAAATCAAGGGTGGCCATGACCAAAACGGGGTATTTGATCTACAGTAATTGGTGTGTGAATGGTGATATATATTTAACATGTGTGTCTTGGAAACATGGTGCAGGAGTCTAGAACGCTGGAGATGAACAATGTTGAAGATGGCACTTGGCATGGTCGGGGTGACAAAATATGCATAGGTGGTTTTGGCCAAAAGAGCAATGGATTCTTTGATCAGTTACATCCTCCTTCCATTGTGTCCATCATGAATATTGATGAAAGTTCCTTTGAAACAAAAGCAAACACAAATGTCAGCAATCCATCTTAAAGTCAAGGTAGTGAGGAACATTTGAAACAATGGTGCTTAATCTCAAGGCATTTAAGATGCAGCTTGGCCACACATTTAAAAATTCCATTGAATTTCCTACCGAGATGAAATGTAGTGACCATTCCTCCATACATGGAAGGTTCATGATAAGAGAAGTGAGAAACAATTATATTGTTTCTGGGATGGCTTTCCATTTGCACGAAGAACACGATGGTTTGTTTCAGATTCCCTTTGGGAAGGAGATGTTGACATAGTGATGGTGTACATAATCTTCTTCCAGTTTTAAGTAATGGGGACTTGTAATATATTCTGATGATGGTACAAAAATGCTGTCATCATGTTGTGCATAATGTAAAAATTGAGAAAatggaaaacaaaaattataaatagtaaTGCTTTCATTGAGAGTCGAACTCAAGACCTCCCGCTTACTAAACGGGTGCTCTAACCAACTGAGCTATGAAAGCTTTATTTACTTATGCAAACTTTAAAGGTAATACCTTTATAACCACATGACTTGATTGGGTAAGGTGGGATAGTGTTAAGTGGGCATGGAACTCCCAATCTCAAGTTCacttatttctttttaataattttttttctattttttcttctttatttatcTTCTATCTACATGTAGAGCACATCATCCATatatttactcttttttttccttttttgttttttctttgtaCTTTGTCTTTATTTCACCTTTCGTTGAAATTGTTTCTAAATCTATACAATTTGAAAGTTCTGCCCTATATTAATCATCACATTACTATAAATTATAACAACCATTCttcctatatatatattttttatttattttaattctttgtacgtatataaaataaattatcataatATAGTTAGTAAATTAAAAGGTTTTTAAAGAATcaagtttctatttttttttcttaattaatttgGCATTAAAACTTTTACACTATTAAACTATTTCATAATTATGTGATATTAATCAATTTCATTGTTAAACTATTTGATATTACATGTATAATCTTAAATGCTTAAAATCCTCAACTAATCTAAAAATGTgacttttttttcaatatatagAAAACTATCACACATGAtacactttattttatttattttttctgagtttcgtaaaaaaaaattactcttCACCGTTGACAACTTGAAAAAAGTTGTCTTCATTGCTGGCAACTTCTATTCAAATAGCATGCACACCTTCATTTCCTCACATGTTATTCTTTCTTTCTCACataagtaatttttttctcaatagCAATTCTTACTTCGAtcatatgaatataataattgAGTAACAATACTCAAAGATTCTCTAGTGTGgatgatttatttataatacCTATTTAATAGACTCCTACTCTGGTCTCCTCACATTCAACCACGCTGaaatgtttatttacatgtgcaatttttttttgaaatgcaAGTGTACCAATTTACTTTCAAAGGTCATTTTTCTctttacatattaatataattgtatattatatataaattatgaatatttttctattatatttttttagtcttatgaatattttagtatgatattatatataaatatttttatattatattactaCATATgtatcaatatatttttaagacATTATTTGTacgttaattatatataaatatttctattagttatgcatattttatattatattatatatgaataatttttttaaatgttataaatattttattattatttttttttaaacttaagaATATTTTAGTATgacattatatataaatatttttatattactaaatatcaatatttttttcgtCTTACCTGTATTGTTACGttacattatatataattaattttttttattatttatgaatattctatattatattatacatgAATAAGTTTTTAagatgttataattttttttttaattttatgaatat
The sequence above is a segment of the Phaseolus vulgaris cultivar G19833 chromosome 2, P. vulgaris v2.0, whole genome shotgun sequence genome. Coding sequences within it:
- the LOC137811960 gene encoding uncharacterized protein, with product MGDFEKQERTMEEEERESLLEGVAVLDFDVLCSTVALQAGHGKWGKLGVGYDDDDEEEGGQFGGVLRMWEGEILECFDDHRIALESTCCPCYRFGKNMKRAGFGSSYIQAAIYFVLTIGAFLNCIAFAVTRHHCNLYLAVAFVVSFGAYLGFFRTRLRKKFNINASDSSLDDCVYHFACPCCTLCQESRTLEMNNVEDGTWHGRGDKICIGGFGQKSNGFFDQLHPPSIVSIMNIDESSFETKANTNVSNPS
- the LOC137811959 gene encoding G-type lectin S-receptor-like serine/threonine-protein kinase B120, which encodes MTTVAKYTDFLLLLIFLFSFHTFFSHAANSLTGETEIKDNNGVDNLVSENLTFEMGFFGFDNSSRYVGIWYHKFPSSASAFIWVANREKPINGRGGSIKIKGDGNLVVLDGENNEVWSTNKSLSRNITKAVLRDDGNLVLSEESEHEKDVWQSFENPTDTFVPGMSLPASAGVGLFRSWKSATNPAPGNYSMGVDSTGSTLQILIMDGEKKRWRSGYWDGRVFVGVSNMTGSSLFGFKLNGDNFTYTWNGPEKVRFQITWDGFEKKFVSDEDQQQWNNTQHEPYNKCETYNFCGNFALCDISKADVCSCMQGFQGGEWNGGNSGGCKRRTLLKAERNSSGTEVSVGEDDFYVQRCTKLPDFARLESPSDDGDCQRFCLQNSSCTAYSYTIGIGCMIWYVDLVDIQHTENSIGNVLNIRLADSEFEAVDGEKKTKIWIIIVPVVVGLICLGIFVLLVWRFKRKRKVSSASANNNGDFPVIDLTRSTDLSAEFSGSTELGLEGNNAELPLFTFSFIAAATDNFSQKNKLGQGGFGPVYWGNLPGGEEVAVKRLSRKSSQGLEEFKNEMMLIAKLQHRNLVRLLGCSIQGEEKILVYEYLPNKSLDCFLFDPVKQTQLDWTKRFEIIEGIARGLLYLHQDSRLRIIHRDLKASNILLDENMNPKISDFGLARIFGGNQNEANTNRVVGTYGYMAPEYAMEGLFSVKSDVYSFGVLLLEIMSGRRNTSFRNTDDSSLIGYAWHLWSEQRVMELLDSSIGDSTPKSKALRYIHIAMLCVQDSASRRPNMASVLLMLASEATTLPLPKQPLRTISTSKLDDQDQSYSEGLDVSNDLTATMVTGR